The region TGAATTGACGCGGATAAATTATTTGGTCCCTTTACACCTCATGGAAacaatgcttttttattttaaagtgattcagttaaaagcaattGTCTAATGTATATATGTATGCCTTTAGTATGTTATTGAGTAAACAAAAAGTAGTgtaaagaaatgatttgttgttatttttcaaataCATTCTAAACTAGTATGGACAAATGTGTTGGTACTTTTAATCTTTGTATTATAGtaatgtttcaaactaagtgtttgaaTGTAATTAGTATCACAAGTGCCCTTAAGTTGATTAAGCAGCCATTCAGactatttaaagggaacaaacagcagTAGTTTGGTTGCgttcaccacactgaacatgaagcagagaaagtaaaagcagagctgtctgaggagctcagaaagaagattatagatattcgtgttaaaggtaaaggctacaagagcatctccaagcagcttcgtgttcctctgacctcagctgACAAGGTTATTAAAATGTATAAGGCTCAtaggactgtagccaacctcccaggatgtggacgcaagaggaaatacAGCCGCAGGTTGATCAGACGGATGGTGgggatggtagaaaaagaggaaagaaaatcaTCTAAAACCTTTCAAGTTGAAATCCAAGGTCAGGATAGGTCACTTTCCGATCAAACCATCAAACCAAATCATAATgatggaagaagacccaggaggctgtactactgacagaaaaacacaaaaaagcttgACAGGAAGTCActaaaatgcatgtttctgAGAACCAAAGTTTCTGgagctttttttattgtgtaaaggtaccaacaaatttatcaaCATCTGTAGCTATTTACCAATATGTAAAGAGTGAATCAGTTTGCTGATAGATGCAGGTTGTTTAACggacatttttgtttctcactACAGTTTATCACAAAACAATCACCTCACTGttgaaaatgacttgtttttgttttatgtcgtAGTTCTTTGTTACCCCCGTCTATGCAAGATGCTTCTCCGGGTTTTGTGGTCCAGACTGGGAGCTCAGCAGGCTTCAGACAGCAGACCAGCTTTCATCACTGCCTCAGCCACTGTTTCCCAATCCTTGCAGCACTACAAGTGGGAGTCCAAACCCAGGACTCGATCTGGGTTGTGGGTCTTTACAAGGAGTCTTCATCAGCAGCACatgcataaaaaacatgttccaTCTGCTTTTTGGGGATGTAAAATTCTTAACCTTCCTCTGTTAACTAACTATGACATTACAACCAGCTGTAGAAGTGGaccattgtgtttttattcaaccAATATTGTAAAATCAGTattaaaatcaactttaaatcCAGCACCGATACCTGGAAAAAGGGCTCCTAAAGGACCACGAACAAAACAGCCGTCTCGAGCCAACCAGCCTTCTGTCAGTGAGGACAAGGTGATTCACCCTCGGCCGTATTATCGAGTTTCTTTTACCTGTTGCCGCTTTCTGTGTTGGTACAGTTATTAACGCAGGtatggtttgtttgtctgcaggataTGATGCAATGTATCGCTTTCGCAACAGCAGATCAGTATCATTTGCCAACACTAAGCCATGACTTGATAAACCACGGCTTCCATGAGGTCGATTTACCAAGAGGTATGACTCAAAGAGCTTAAGTTGGAGCTCGAGTTTccagtgtgtgatctgtgaaggATGCCATCTGGAGCTCTTTTTATGGCTGTCGTGTTTTCATTTCAGATGCCTCAAATGTTCTGGTAATAAGCACCGAAATGGTTGCAAAACCAGATGACAGCGCCCTCATATTTTTCTTCAGGTAAAAAGAACTTTGTCATAAATTCTAACAGGTTGACTTTAATTTGCTTTCAGGAAATCTACGTTTTAATTATCGATTTTTGGGAAATCACAGCAGTCGTTTCAAGgtgtaaaatataattttctaaCTTAAAAAGTTTTTCATTTAGCTGAAGTAGTTGAAAAAAACGGATTAAAACGTAATATGATTCCTTGTCAACGTGAGTGTTTTGACAAAGTTGTTCCGATGTTCCCGATCTACAATTTCAGGGAAGGGTCGGTGATTTTCTGGAATGTTGAGGAGAAAATGGTAAACAGAATCTTCAAGTTTTAAATGGAATTTCTTACCTATGACAGCAATTT is a window of Kryptolebias marmoratus isolate JLee-2015 linkage group LG10, ASM164957v2, whole genome shotgun sequence DNA encoding:
- the rmnd1 gene encoding required for meiotic nuclear division protein 1 homolog, whose translation is MLLRVLWSRLGAQQASDSRPAFITASATVSQSLQHYKWESKPRTRSGLWVFTRSLHQQHMHKKHVPSAFWGCKILNLPLLTNYDITTSCRSGPLCFYSTNIVKSVLKSTLNPAPIPGKRAPKGPRTKQPSRANQPSVSEDKDMMQCIAFATADQYHLPTLSHDLINHGFHEVDLPRDASNVLVISTEMVAKPDDSALIFFFREGSVIFWNVEEKMIKKVLRLLEHHEIQPYEVALVHWENEEINYTVGEGNTKLERGSFMLSDEMDQQDAVLEKFAFSNALCLSVKLAIWEVALDNFVESIQSIPESLKSGKKVNLSSAEVMQKIGELFTLRHCINLRSDLLLTPDFYWDRENLEKLYDKTCQFLSINRRVNVVNEKLEHCTQLTDLMRSHLSEKHSLRLEWMIVILITIEVMFELAKMIF